In the Fundulus heteroclitus isolate FHET01 chromosome 23, MU-UCD_Fhet_4.1, whole genome shotgun sequence genome, AAACATATGGACACTGTCTGAAGCAGCTGTGCAGCAAGCTCTTCATGCGGCTGAGACAGAACCTGTCTCTACAAGCCACTGTATTTATCAAGAAGCTAATCTTATTCTGTCCACATGCTCTACTACGGATTAGGATGGGCCTTGAACACCGTTTATTAATTTGATTACACTCTGCTGTTTTTGTAAATTTACCTCTGATCCTGTTTATAAATACCATATTGATGTTCATGCAGTTATATCTGTTATTTATGATTGTTCACTTagatataattaaaaaacagcCTTACATCAGAATAATGGAAGaagatttttaatacagaaatatatcAGAGAACAAAAGAAAGGAGCAACATCAGTCTTTATGCACAGatttatctgtttctcttctttctctATATTTGactgtttctctgttttatcaTATACATTTTTACCTCTAGCTTGCAACTTAAAATGTGTACAGACACAAGTGGTTTTACTTGTTATACTTGTTACAGTTTACTCAACCATTATTGTTAGATTGTAAAATGATCACAGTTTGTGGGTAGggataaatataaatttaaaacaacatgaaCTCATTCAGATGTAaagtaaattaacttttaatgAGACATGGGAGCAAGTGGTAAGATTACCAGGGATGTCCCCAAAGCAATATTTCAGAAGagctaaaaaacaaatacacaggACAGGActcaaagaaattaaagataaacacatgagaaaatcaaacaaatcGAGTAATCTGGTAGTATGACACTAACAGTTTATGTGTTGgggaaaaagcaaaacaaacaatgtAGTAAAGTCACCACAAAAAGCCTGATACATACAGGTAACTATAACAGAGAACAATCACAATGAGCatcacattttaagaaaaaaacacgaGTGATTAACATGACAGAGATAAAAGAAATTGAAATTATTCACTGTGTGACAAAACCAACACGCCATTGtttgtaaagaaagaaaatgtcttcactcaaaccagtggcggctggtgataAAAGACTGAATGAAGGGCACCAAAGGTCAGGGCTgacaacacaacaataaactctaccCTAAAAAGAAATCCATCCGCAGGTACTTACCTGCGGATGGATTTTGAGGTCCATTATAAATTAATTTgtctatttgtttttcttgcaatTGTTATGTAGGCAGCACCATAGCGTGCCCTATTGACAAACCTCCACTGCTCAAATAGACGTCAACTATTAAACAAATAGACAAATTCTATCTGTTGATAGAACAGAATTTACCCAATCAAAAGTACTTTATTTTCCACTGTGACAGTATAAAGATCCTTTAACATCTGTTTAGTCCCTTGATTATATTGTGTGTCCTCAATATTGGCCTTATTTCAGTAATGtcaatttaaacagaaaaaacatacCTAAATTAAGTAAAAGCAATTGCTAATCATATTTATTCAAAGCGATCCAATACATTTGATGTACATTAAAATTTATAGTTTGAAACAACCGTAAACTGGATCAATCAGGACAAGTAGAACAGTTTCTTAACGACCGAAGGCTTTTATGGCAACAAAAATCATCTGTCTTTCtgctattttctttcttttagtgTTGTCAGTTTTCATCATGGCGAAAATGGCAGCAGAATACATCCTTTTGTCTTCGTCGTTCTAAGGaaatccatttaaaaataatggataagccaaataaaaatgtatgaaactcatttacttaaaaatgtatcaaaacacTTGATAAAAGAAGCCGTTACACTTTACCTGTTGCTTGTTCTGACCAAAGTCTTCTTGCACCTTAACAGATTCTGGATAAGAAAAGTAGACAGTAAAATAAAGAGGCAACCATTTACTACAAAATAAGTCAGAGAAAAGAATTTTGAATCACCTTGACAATCACATTTGATCCTGTTGATGGAGCTTATGAGGACAGCCATACCAATCAGACTTATGGCTAAGGCAGCagagagtgaaaaaataaatatcatggCTTCTGGTGACCACACACTGAATCCTGGAACATTATaagacaaaaatcaataaacaaCATCACACGTGCAAACCATTTAATTACATCTGGATAGGCTAAAATCTAGCTAAGGGATTTTCAGTTGGAGTGCTTATAGCTAAGACTACATCTTTATTCTTACCCACACTGAAGGTATgttgttaataaataattaataattaataattttatatatttaccaTCAATTTCCaagtttatttcatttgcaAACAATATCTGTCCACATGTGGCCACAGCACAGTAGTAAGTCCCACCATCAGAGGAGCTGACGTTCTTGGAGAAGTTATAAACACATTTCTTCTCAGTGTCTGATCTCTTCTCACAATTCTCAGCTCCTGTTGCATCCGTGTAGATAATATCAGGAAAAGACTTTGCTGATCCGGCTCTGAACCAAAACACTCTGGGTTCTCCTGAACAGGTTTTGTTATCCGagtcagaaagaactgaacactGCAGAGTCTTTGAGTCTTTAGGATGAACTGATGTTGACTCCTGAACCACGGTGTAGCTTGATGTTCTCATAGAGTTTTCTATGGGACAATAATGGTAATTTGTGTTAGAGCACAATTTAAACAAACTCATATTAGATGTAAAATACTTGAAAATAGACAATTTGTATCACATTTGGTAATGAGAGGCTGTATTAAATCAAAATACTTTTACAGTGAGAAAATTGAATATTGGACACTTAATTTATGGTCATATTTCATATGTACATTAATGTGCGGTACAAAGTGTActtgtttaagttttttattttaatatatatatatatatatatatatatatatatatatatatatatatatatatatatatatatatatatatatatatgcaagtATGTATACAgttggtatttttttatgtatttgcgTGAACATCACTGTTTGAGAATATAACCGTTACAGCACCGACTTTAATCGTATACGAGAACTAATTAAACCTGGCAAAGTACTGTTCtttctaaaatatttgttaaagttctcactttttaaaaattcagttatttaaattGTTAGTAAGATTTTTATAATACTTATGGTAAAAAATTTTGTCAatattaatttcattttatgtaagaacatttttgtttagattgtttttgtatttttttattgaggGGTTTGTGGATTTTAGGTTGCTTTTCCACAGCTTTTTGTATTAAATCCGTTGCTGTTTTAATGTATGGGGAAATTTTTGGTGATTGGTTTCTCTAAATTTATGCATTTATGTCAAATGTTGTTATATGATGCAAGGCAAAAAGAGAACATAAAAGATAGATGTTTACTTGACTTGAACATTGAAAATATACTTTGTCTgctggtttaaaacatttttcatcagGATACCTCTTTTAATGACATAATCATGTCCAGTTGCATTTCAGATAAACACTGGTTAATTTGTGAATTAAAGGATCTTAAAAACAGTGGAAGAAGAAAATTACTTATTTACCTTTTATTGATAGATAGGTCCCATTCCACGTAGATTCAAGTGTGTCCTTTTGAGAACAGTGATACATTCCCTCATCTTGTTCAACTATTGATGAAATTGTAAGATTGCTGCCATGCTTGGTGTATGTTACATTGAATCTTGAATCAGAGAATTCTGGTTGATACATGGGGGATGTCCTTCTCTGCTGCATCACTATTAAATTCAGAGTATCTCCTGCACTCTGCTTGAACCAGTAAAGCCATGTGTTGCTCTGATATTTCATTTGAAAAGCACACGTCAAATTTACAGATTGACCCAGTTCAACTGTGACCACTGGAACCATCGAGTCTGCAATGGGGGGGGAGCACAATATTAGATTGAACAGAACcaaaatacatatttcacaaacttgaattaaattaaattctgtCTCAATTTATGTAAAAAGTACTTACACCCTTGATGAAAAAGTAACAATGTTAGCCATAACAGAGTCATGATGAATCTGTCTTCATTGAGGTAGTAGATCCTTATGTAGTTGGGGGAGGTGTGACGATCCTGTCAAATGCATCTGATTGGTTATTACAGCATATACAATGATAGGGCATTTCCTGTATGTCTTTTCTCATAGTTGAgccttcatatatatatatatatatatatatatatatatatatatatatatatatatatatatatatatatatatatatatattgactaTCTCCTGGTTTTGTAAGCACTATTTTTTtgctaaagacaaaaacatacaCAGAAAACAAGGTTGCAAACAAACCTGATACAAATGTTCTGGGCAGGGAGGAAATTGCAAAATCTAGGTGACAAAATGTTATAACTAGTGTCACCAGTTTTTGTTACATCTTTGAACAACACTATGATCATGttgttcatgtttttggatCATGAATTTTGATCCCTGCAAAGATTTCTTtctgaacaaataaaacaaatgactaGCCTCTGAACTATAACATTGTTACTTAAATTGTGAAACACCCATTTAAGTAGACACAAACATCAACAGAGCTACCACACCTGAATTTTTGTCGGggaattttttattatattaaaaaataggTTAACCATATTATACAAATTTGATTTACAGGTTGTTGATCTTTACATATAACATTATACCTGTGCAAAATCTTAGCGATCCAGGTCATGGGAACCACAAGCCTGTTTGTGATTACATGGAACTTGTACATCGGTGGAGATGCACTGGACATGGCTCAGAGGCTAAAAATTACTTGAGGGACTCTCTGGACATATACTCATCCCAAAAAAGAAGCTCAACCACTTCAGATGTTTACAGTTGGATCtgccttttgtcttttttctaaaataagttCAGTGTAACCTAAAATTACCAAACACATATTCCACCAGTTGGTTTGtcaattaaataaaaccatAGGTAAGATTAATGATTCAGCTGCATGAAACATTTGGAAACCAGATTTATATTTGACAGAACAAAAGTCCAGCTCCTCCAATGCCGGCCACCACAATTCCTGCTCTGACGCTGACCACCATGATTCTTGGTCCAGTGCTACTAGCCTCCAAGATCGGCTGCTCTGGCTCCGTCTGCTTCCAAAACTCGTTGCTTGTGCGCAGGATTTCCATGTTCTGACCATGACCGATCTTCCTGCCCTGCCAAGCCAATGTCTGCCATTGGAGCTACTGTTTTCTGGGGCACAACCTGGACTGTTATCACAAGAACAAGCCTTGCCAAGCCCTTAGATTTGTCTGCCCACCTCACTCTGACCACCCGTGAATGACAAAGGCTGATCTCCTGGACTTGGACCTAGCCCCAGCTACCTTGCCTGTTTCTCCTGCAAGCGAGTAAGCCAGCTTTCTAAAGCTCTGCCTGGTCTCCTACTCCTGCAAAGGATCCCTGACTGTCATCCTGAATTTTGATAAGAAACGTTTTAAACACAACACTGTGTTTGGCTTGAATATCATGTTGCCTGCCTGCCAAGGTTTCTTAATAGATCCAAGGTTAATGACACAAAGGGTCACAAGCTGGGTTTTACTGTAGATAAAATACCAACATTGGTCTGTTGATGGATCAGTTTAACCTCATGGAAACACTTACATATCGAGTCTGTAAAACATTGAACTTTTATCCCAACATTGCCAGGCGATCAGTATCTGAGAAATAAGTGAGTCTGTGTTAACATGGCAATGGAAAACTTTTACAAACCTTCATTCCAAAACCCACATAGTGTACAATTTTTTTGCCACTTTGAAAACAGCATACATTCTTCATAGACATAACACTTGATGTTCAACAAAAAGCTTACTACTAATAGGTTGTGTAGCTGTTTGTACAGTAGTAGTGAAAAATTGCAAGATGCATTGTACTTTCTTGAGGGGAAAGTTTTCAAAAGAAGACACTCATTTCCCCTATCACACTCCGTCAGTCGTTGGGCTACACTGCTGgacaggacacgtaaaaaaaaGCCGCTTGATGGAAAATAAACCGTTTGTTAGACAGAAAGTTCTGTGAAGGCTTTAGTGAGGGTATGCTGCCCATTGCCTGCAGATGAGGATGTGGTGACTAAAAGGAAAccactgaaaattaaaaaaatatgaacaaatcaCACGTTGGTGAGTGTCTAACACAAGTTCTAATACTACATGTTCACATTTGTACATAAGTCTCTGTCATTAACCAGAGGTACATTATGTAAAGAAAAGTATAACAATTTACCAAGAATGACCTTCTAATAATTTTATCAATCTCTTTAGTGTTAATTGGTTCTGTAAGTTTTACTCAAATAATCAGCCAGAGAATTTTATGTGGTTCACTAGAAGCAAGCACCGTTTCtctttcacaaaaagaaaacaacaatcacaataaaataaattgttttaatcGCATCTGTTTAGTGTAAAACGACTCTGTCCAAGTTTGTTAGGTCTTCAGAGGAGTACTCAGATATTTtgggggcaggtgctcaagtgGAGAAAAACAGCACCTTTTGCAGTACCAGCATAGGGAGCTGTAGTATGAAATGTATTACAGGCACAGCTtgatcatgtgtgtgtgtgtgtgtgtgtgtgtgtgtgtgtgtgtgtgtgtgtgtgtgtgtgtgtgtgtgtgtgtgtagagtacagaccaaaagtttggacaaaCCTTATCATTCaaagagttttattttcatgactatgaaaaTTTCGATGCCTTTACACTGAAGGCATGAATTaactatgaattaacacatgttgaattatatacttaacaaaaaagtgtgaaacaactgaaaatatgtcttatattctaggttcttcaaagtagccaccttttgctttaattactgcttcgcacactcttggcattcttttgatgagcttcaagaggtagtcacctgaaatggtcttTACTTCACAGGTGTCCCCTGTCAGGTTTAATAAGTGGGATTTCTTGCCTCATAAATGCGGTTAGGACCATCAGTTGTGTTGTGCAGAAGTCAGGTGGATACACAGCTGATAGTCCTACTGAATAGACTGTTAGAATTTGtattatggcaagaaaaaagcagctaaGTAAAGAAAAACGAGTGGCCATCATTACTTTAAGAAATGAAGGTCAGTCAGTCTGAACAATTCGCAAAACTTTGAAAGTTTCCCCAAGTGCAGTCGCAAAACCCATCAAGCGCTACAAAAAAATGAGGACTGCCCCAGGAAAGGAAGACCAAGAGTCGCCTCTGCTGCGGAGGATAACTTCATCTGAGTCACCAGCCTCAGAAATCGCAGGTTAACAGCTGCTCAGATTAGACACCAGGTCAATGCCACACAGAGTTCTAGCAGCAGACACATCTCTAGAACAACTAAGAGGGAGAGGGATAGGGTGCTGCGCCAGATGACCTGGCCTCCACAACTGATATTTTCTGTTAAGTACATAATTATATACATAATGTATATAATTCCACATATGTTAAATCATAGTTTTGGTGCCTTCAGTGGGAATCCACAATTTTCATAGTCATGAAACTAAAGAACtttttgaatgagaaggtgtgtcctAACTTTTGGTCTGCACCGTACATAGTACCGTACAGACCAAGCACACGTCACACGTGtactgtacacacacacacacacacacacatatatatatatatatatatatatatatatatatatatatatatatatatatatttttttttttttttttttatggcagttggcaaacaacttttaggtgcattaccgccaccttccagattggagtatggatcaaTCTTAATCTATTATATTCTCCCCATAATGCCTATTCTTCTTAGTAAATTAAAAATACTACTAAAAACTACATCCCCAGACGATCTCTGAAATAATTCCCTTATatcttttctctgctctccCCACAGGTGACCTGAGTTTGCAGGTGGGCATGGTACACACCTGCAGCTTGCTCTGCTGCATGCGGCTGCACTATAAGAACAGCGCCCTGACAGCTGGAGGACGCCAGGGTGTTAACCTTGTTTGGTACACTTCAACAGCCCCTGGCTCGTGAAAACTTGCCTCCTTCTTGTGCTAAAATCTTGTCTCCTGTGCCTTAGGTCGCCTCACGCTCTGGACCCGTTCCCAGCGTTGCCGACGTTCTGTTGTTCCAAGACGAGCAGCCCAACTCAGATCTCTCTGTGTCCTGCTCCTACGTTCCCCGTGTTCAAGCAATAACCCGACGCTCCCTTGGCTTTACCAAGCCGGGCTGAGGATTTTTATCGGATAGCCTtggttcctccagctgtcaTCGGACCACGCACCACGCCGCCGCTGCTCCGACCCCCCTTCACAGATACCACCAGCCTGTCCACTGGCCGCTCAGTCACCTGTTGCCATGATGGTTGCCTTGATTACATAATTCTGTATTTTAACATACATTATCACAAAATATCATCTGCACCATATAACCTTATGGTTATGGTTAACCTTATGGTTATACAAAGCAGGTTACCTTGACAAATTTACCATGTATGGTGCACACGGGTTATCCTCAGTAACTGACTAATGAGCTTAAGTATATtgatcagaaaaaaagttaaaaaatatttgttgtcaAAATTAAACTGACAGCTGAGAATATGGTCATAATAAGTATATTAATTTCTTCTGCATGAGACCAGCGTGATATATGATTCTTGGAATGTTAAGAATAATGAGACTAACTACAGTTAGCTTAGAAACATTTCAAGCAATTGAAGATTACACTTCTTCATCAGATGTTTGGGAAGCAAATGCACGGAGTTTGTTTGTTACCTGAAAAATTCCATGGGCCTCCACCATGGCAGGGCTGTAATGGAGCTCCGCACATTACGTGACCAATTTGGTTTGCACTGCCATATTGGCAGGATCAGAAAGCATGGAAATTAACGAGAGGAATGGATTGGAGCAGTTAACTTTCTCAAAGCGATATATAGCGATAAACAACTTAAGTAAACAGACTAAAAATTTGTGATCCATACTTAGCTCCTTgtgtgctttttaaaacaattcatCTGGTAGCCAACGCTGCAGGATTCGTGATTTTGAAATAAGTGGATATAGTGGACTTATCAACTCTCCCTCCCACTACACCGGAGAATCACTGAAGGCCTACAAAAGTCTTGAGGGATATAAATGGATTCCGTCGGAATTTCTGGCTTAGATTCTGCTGTGGAGTTTACCACAACAGGAATTTCTTCATTGTTACTATAAGGGTAAGTACCCTACAATTATGCTATAATAGGCTATGATAATGTTGGACAGCAACTAGTAGCTGAACAAACGCGTTTTATGGTGACTTTTCTTACAGGTGAATCATTCACAAAGATGAAATGACTCCTCTGTTAAAGCATGCCTTAAAATTACAATATGATCAAAATACTTTGGCCGTGGAGTGTTGGCCGAGCAGCGCACTTGCACttagagaaggatgcaagtacccggttcgatccccagcgcctacactctgggtccctgagcaagacccttaaccccagaatgcttcccgggcgccacacagtggcagcccactgctcccactGTGTGGGAGCAGTGGGCACTCTGCACTCTGTTCAATAAGAAACAGTAGGATTGACTATTCAGTCAGGCACTGTACTGGATCATACATAGAGTAAAAGTTGGATTAGGCCCATGCAGGCTGCTGTATTATATACAGAAAAAGTCATGATCACCATCATCATGGTTGTTTACTATACAGGACTTTCTGTTAGTATGGAAACGTTTGCTTGCCAGCattaggatttatttatttttctgcgtTGGCAAATCATTACCATAAAAACTGTGGACACAAAAATGTAATGCAATAGCAAGCAATACTGTTGTAAAAGATCAAATGATGTTAATATTAAATTACATTCATCTGAAGTTAGCATATGAAATGTTCACTGCACAAGCGGAACCATTGAGTGAAAGAATCCAGTGCTCGGTTTTCTTTGTCGCACTCCGAGCCCGTTTAATGGCAGAAATTAATTTTTTCCTTCTAACAGGATCTTTAGCAATGcgataaaattcttctaacttCTCTCAGTGGTTTGTGCATCCAAGGGCACAACACGAGTCAACCATCGTTGCAAAATTGAAAAACTGTTGATTAGTGACTTAGTTTGTGTAAGGGCTTATCCTGCCAATATAGCACCTGATGGTTGTGTGATGTCATCTCCTGGTGCTCTATAGACAGCAGAAGAGGTGAGAGGAGAGGAAGCGCTGCTGCTGCATCACCACGTCTGTTCACTGCACATTCACTTTGAGAGAGGCGCGCGGCAGGACATGGAGGTAGCTCTTATCCGGcaaatttacagaaaatgtggtgcactaataaaaacaaccttttaaatcaagaaaagATACCTTACCACATGCTACATACTGTAAAAGataaattgagaaaaaaagaaaaataataatttcacaaggACACTTTTTTGCACAGAAGGGCTCCAGCCCCACCTAGAGTCTATCTGTGCATGTCCCGGCATACATACATCATATCATTCTGATGTGATTTCTGCAAACCAGGTGCAAATTGCTTTGCACCTGGTTTGAAGATCAGCTTTGTACACACTGATTAGTTTGTACCTGTTTTAATAGGGACATTCTGTGATGTCTTCTGTTATTTGCGCATGCGGGTTGCTTTATGGtcttgaaccattcagacagaagtTTGATGGCCacctaaaaaaagcaaaaaaaaatccaaattgagcatcaagaccacCAGTGTGGACGTAGCCTTAGAAGAATTAGTCTGGCTGTTTAACCAGtaagagaaaaataaagtcaCGGTCACTAGTTTTTTAAGGAGAAACCTGGTTGACAATAGCAAGGCAGTGTTCTGTAAAGAGTGTATGTGGTGAACCCGATACTCAGCCAACACAAAAGCGTTAAGAAGTTTACTTTAAAACACGTGTAAGTGGCAGATGAGATGGGCAAGCAGGAATGATACAACCAGGTGTAGCAGCCAGAACCAGACGTGACCAGGAGCTGCAGGCGGAACCAAACATGAAGCCTACGACGTGTTCCCAGTATGGGTAGAGCGAGACACAGAAATCCCAGGAGGGACCTCAACTAGTGAATGGACCTCTGAAGCCAGGCTTCAAGCCATGTATCAAGTAAAAAGGGGGCGTGTCAGATGAAGCCCTGCTTCAAAG is a window encoding:
- the LOC118557509 gene encoding uncharacterized protein LOC118557509 — encoded protein: MVPVVTVELGQSVNLTCAFQMKYQSNTWLYWFKQSAGDTLNLIVMQQRRTSPMYQPEFSDSRFNVTYTKHGSNLTISSIVEQDEGMYHCSQKDTLESTWNGTYLSIKENSMRTSSYTVVQESTSVHPKDSKTLQCSVLSDSDNKTCSGEPRVFWFRAGSAKSFPDIIYTDATGAENCEKRSDTEKKCVYNFSKNVSSSDGGTYYCAVATCGQILFANEINLEIDGFSVWSPEAMIFIFSLSAALAISLIGMAVLISSINRIKCDCQESVKVQEDFGQNKQQNDEDKRMYSAAIFAMMKTDNTKRKKIAERQMIFVAIKAFGR